One Brassica napus cultivar Da-Ae chromosome A5, Da-Ae, whole genome shotgun sequence DNA window includes the following coding sequences:
- the LOC111215747 gene encoding protein phosphatase 2C 37: MAGICCGVVGESEPTVTVDSSTRASLRRRLDLLPSIKIVAPPLESSRKRQKCETPSGNQDLESNVRSERNVEKKARSSPPVKNSNLIPSSATEAESCFVSDAPKIGTTSVCGRRRDMEDAVSVHHSLIHKNSENLHFYGVFDGHGCSHVAEKCRERLHEIVKRDVEAMAAGGEDEWKETMAKSFQKMDREVSQRDSNGAASRSVKSSCRCELQSPQCDAVGSTAVVSVVTPEKIVVSNCGDSRAVLCRNGVAIPLSSDHKPDRPDELIRIQQAGGRVIYWDGARVLGVLAMSRAIGDNYLKPYVIPDPEVTVTDRTDDDECLILASDGLWDVVTNETACGVARMCLQGAAAADGGDSDTAHNACSDASLLLTKLALARQSSDNVSVVVVDLRKRRSNNQVS; encoded by the exons ATGGCTGGGATTTGCTGTGGTGTTGTTGGGGAGAGTGAACCAACGGTTACGGTTGATTCCTCTACTCGAGCTTCTCTGAGACGGAGGTTAGATCTACTCCCTTCGATCAAAATCGTCGCTCCTCCACTCGAGAGCTCCCGTAAGCGGCAGAAGTGTGAGACACCGTCGGGAAATCAAGATCTGGAATCGAATGTACGTAGTGAGAGGAACGTGGAGAAGAAGGCGCGATCATCACCACCGGTTAAGAATTCAAATTTGATTCCGAGCTCCGCGACGGAAGCAGAGAGCTGTTTCGTCTCCGATGCGCCTAAGATCGGAACGACGTCGGTTTGCGGGAGGAGAAGAGACATGGAAGACGCCGTCTCGGTTCACCACTCGctgatccacaaaaactccgagAATCTCCACTTCTACGGCGTTTTCGACGGCCACGGCTGCTCTCACGTCGCGGAGAAGTGCAGGGAGCGGTTGCATGAGATAGTGAAGCGGGACGTCGAGGCTATGGCCGCCGGAGGAGAGGACGAGTGGAAGGAGACGATGGCGAAGAGCTTCCAGAAGATGGATAGAGAAGTTAGCCAGCGAGACTCTAACGGTGCGGCGAGTCGGAGCGTGAAGAGCTCGTGCAGATGCGAATTGCAGTCTCCTCAGTGCGACGCCGTCGGATCCACCGCCGTCGTGTCCGTAGTCACGCCGGAGAAGATCGTCGTCTCTAACTGCGGAGACTCTCGCGCCGTGCTTTGCCGTAACGGTGTTGCCATCCCTCTCTCTTCAGATCATAAG CCGGATCGACCCGATGAATTGATTCGGATCCAACAAGCGGGCGGGCGGGTAATCTACTGGGACGGAGCTCGGGTTCTAGGAGTTCTCGCCATGTCGAGAGCTATTGGTGATAACTATTTAAAACCGTATGTGATTCCGGATCCGGAGGTGACCGTGACGGATCGAACAGACGACGACGAGTGCTTGATCCTTGCGAGTGATGGACTCTGGGACGTTGTGACGAACGAGACTGCGTGCGGCGTTGCTCGCATGTGCCTTCAAGGTGCTGCTGCTGCCGATGGTGGAGACTCCGATACGGCGCACAACGCGTGTTCGGACGCTTCGTTGCTTCTGACGAAGCTGGCTCTGGCGAGACAGAGCTCCGATAACGTTAGTGTCGTGGTGGTTGACTTGAGGAAAAGGAGGAGTAATAATCAAGTGTCTTGA